Proteins encoded together in one Lathyrus oleraceus cultivar Zhongwan6 chromosome 5, CAAS_Psat_ZW6_1.0, whole genome shotgun sequence window:
- the LOC127080841 gene encoding COP1-interactive protein 1, producing MEESCDGESEAMLHQPLNIDLPSSSDIDVSSMVSMKEGCESPFSSWDSEPENDISPEKSLQDTNLEGNSLDVEENNRFVGVENVDDGFLWEVDNRSYDELLKKFIEKEEELRVSNLKLQLSEQEIVKLEVQAENREIQINDVCEKLELKEEELNEQKKLLEEEIFKLKNQIKENENQLDLNKEELKKKTAKLDTHVPKIFDKIRNVTEQLEAAHKKLKISTDEVEVLRKELGIKSSMNNQLQCQIKEEKRNRYILENLVMKNDDDNINHKEELRKLNGSLADSRISFFSEKKQLTLKLEDCEARNKVLEQKVIRNEVESLNHFKDEIRYLRKRLAERKNELEAANRKSEKVMIEIDEANVKIDKLKAEICSRDDEISDMKKCMNEISASREELVVDYRAKLNEENELQLRVDELEETVIDQNGVIWKMAEEKKEAIRELCNSLEHYKSGYNEVMQAYESLYASRGTHCFSFLV from the coding sequence ATGGAAGAATCTTGTGATGGAGAGAGTGAAGCGATGCTGCATCAACCTCTCAATATTGACTTGCCTTCTAGCTCTGACATTGATGTTAGCTCTATGGTTTCTATGAAGGAGGGTTGTGAATCGCCTTTTTCGTCGTGGGATTCTGAACCCGAAAACGATATCTCGCCCGAGAAATCCCTTCAGGATACTAACCTTGAAGGAAACTCTCTTGATGTGGAAGAGAATAACCGTTTTGTTGGGGTGGAAAACGTAGATGATGGCTTTTTGTGGGAGGTGGACAATAGAAGTTACGACGAGTTGCTCAAAAAGTTCATTGAAAAGGAGGAAGAGCTGAGAGTTTCCAATTTAAAGCTTCAACTTTCGGAGCAAGAGATTGTCAAGTTGGAGGTTCAAGCTGAGAATAGGGAGATTCAGATTAATGATGTGTGTGAAAAATTGGAGTTGAAAGAGGAGGAGTTGAATGAACAAAAGAAGCTTTTAGAAGAAGAGATTTTCAAGTTGAAGAATCAAATTAAAGAAAATGAGAACCAACTTGATCTGAATAAGGAGGAGTTGAAAAAAAAAACTGCTAAATTGGATACTCATGTTCCGAAAATTTTCGACAAGATTAGAAATGTGACGGAACAACTAGAAGCGGCTCATAAGAAACTCAAGATTTCAACCGATGAAGTTGAAGTTTTACGAAAGGAACTTGGTATTAAGTCATCTATGAATAATCAATTGCAATGTCAGATTAAAGAGGAAAAGAGAAATAGGTATATATTAGAAAACTTGGTTATGAAGAATGACGATGATAACATTAACCACAAGGAGGAGTTGAGAAAATTGAATGGGAGCCTGGCTGATTCGCGTATTTCGTTCTTTTCTGAGAAAAAACAATTGACTCTTAAACTAGAGGATTGTGAGGCTAGAAACAAGGTATTAGAACAAAAAGTTATACGAAATGAAGTTGAAAGTTTGAATCATTTTAAAGATGAAATCAGGTATTTGAGAAAAAGACTTGCTGAGAGAAAGAATGAACTAGAAGCTGCAAATAGgaaatcagagaaagtaatgaTTGAAATAGATGAAGCCAATGTCAAGATTGATAAGCTTAAGGCTGAGATATGTTCCCGCGACGATGAAATATCAGATATGAAGAAATGTATGAACGAGATAAGCGCGTCGCGAGAGGAGCTGGTGGTGGACTATAGAGCTAAATTGAATGAAGAAAATGAGTTGCAATTGAGAGTAGATGAACTTGAAGAAACGGTGATTGATCAGAATGGTGTGATCTGGAAAATGGCTGAGGAGAAGAAGGAGGCAATTAGAGAACTATGTAATTCACTTGAGCACTATAAGAGTGGATATAATGAAGTTATGCAAGCATATGAAAGTTTATATGCATCGCGGGGCACACACTGTTTTAGCTTCCTAGTTTAA